In Oryza sativa Japonica Group chromosome 3, ASM3414082v1, one DNA window encodes the following:
- the FEN1B gene encoding flap endonuclease 1-B: MGIKGLTKLLAEHAPGAAVRRRVEDYRGRVVAIDTSLSIYQFLIVVGRKGTEVLTNEAGEVTSHLQGMLNRTVRILEAGIKPVFVFDGEPPDMKKKELAKRSLKRDGSSEDLNRAIEVGDEDLIEKFSKRTVKVTKKHNEDCKRLLSLMGVPVVQAPGEAEAQCAALCENHKVFAIASEDMDSLTFGARRFLRHLTDLSFKRSPVTEFEVSKVLEELGLTMDQFIDLCILSGCDYCENIRGIGGQRALKLIRQHGYIEEVVQNLSQTRYSVPEDWPYQEVRALFKEPNVCTDIPDFLWTPPDEEGLINFLAAENNFSPDRVVKSVEKIKAANDKFSLGRGKLLAPVANLTGSTSTAGKEPKCILGGPGQVMKARSPLQVCKSSSLNFIHDNSKAFMLGRRSGFLRISTYASI, translated from the exons atGGGCATCAAG GGTTTGACGAAGCTGCTGGCGGAGCACGCGCCGggggcggcggtgaggaggcggGTGGAGGATTACCGCGGCCGCGTCGTCGCCATAGACACCAGCCTCAGCATCTACCAGTTCCTC ATTGTGGTAGGAAGGAAAGGAACAGAAGTTCTGACCAATGAGGCTGGTGAAGTCACAAG TCATCTGCAGGGCATGTTGAACCGAACTGTTAGGATTCTAGAAGCAGGAATAAAACCTGT TTTTGTGTTTGATGGTGAGCCACCTGACATGAAGAAAAAGGAACTGGCAAAAAG GTCTTTGAAGAGAGATGGTTCTTCCGAAGATCTAAATAGAGCTATTGAG GTTGGAGATGAGGATTTAATTGAAAAATTTAGCAAAAGGACTGTAAAG gTCACAAAAAAGCACAATGAAGACTGTAAGAGGCTGTTAAGCTTGATGGGTGTCCCTGTAGTTCAG GCACCAGGGGAGGCAGAAGCACAGTGCGCAGCACTCTGTGAAAATCACAAG GTCTTTGCTATAGCTTCGGAGGATATGGACTCTCTAACTTTTGGTGCTAGAAGGTTTCTTCGCCATTTAACCGACCTGAGTTTTAAGAGATCTCCTGTAACAGAATTCGAAGTGTCAAAG GTTTTGGAGGAACTTGGACTCACAATGGATCAGTTCATTGATTTGTGTATCCTTAGTGGCTGTGACTACTGCGAGAATATTAGAG GTATTGGGGGACAGAGAGCTTTGAAACTTATTCGTCAGCATGGTTATATAGAAGAAGTAGTGCAAAATCTTAGCCAGACAAG GTATAGTGTCCCAGAAGACTGGCCTTACCAGGAAGTTCGGGCATTGTTTAAGGAACCTAACGTTTGTACAGATATTCCAGACTTCCTGTGGACCCCACCAGATGAGGAG GGCCTTATAAACTTTTTGGCAGCCGAAAATAATTTCAGTCCTGATCGAGTAGTAAAG TCTGTAGAAAAGATAAAGGCTGCTAATGATAAATTTTCCCTTGGGCG AGGGAAGCTTTTGGCACCAGTAGCGAACTTAACAGGATCTACATCAACTGCAGGGAAG GAACCCAAATGTATCCTGGGTGGTCCAGGGCAAGTCATGAAGGCTAGGTCACCTCTACAAGTGTGCAAGAGCTCAAGCTTGAACTTCATACATGACAATTCAAAAGCGTTCATGCTGGGCAGGCGATCAGGATTTCTCAGAATATCTACATATGCTTCCATCTGA
- the LOC4334689 gene encoding probable polygalacturonase isoform X1 has protein sequence MRRSASLLRVLLVFITMVGTQWSNVSSTYCKDMASSVYRPHSVTITEFGAVGDGVTLNTKAFQNAIFYLNSFADKGGAQLFVPAGRWLTGSFSLISHLTLSLDKDAEIIGSPDSSDWPVIDPLPSYGRGRELPGKRHQSLIFGTNLTDVIITGANGTIDGQGAIWWDWFHSNTLNYTRPHLVELMYSTDVVISNLTFKNSPFWNIHPVYCSQVLVQHVTILAPLNSPNTDGIDPDSSTNVCIDHCYVRNGDDVIVIKSGWDEYGISFARPSTNISISNITGETRGGAGIAFGSEMSGGISEVRAEGLRIVNSMHGIRIKTAPGRGGYVKNVYISDVSMDNVSMAIRITGNFGEHPDDKYDRNALPMISNITIENVVGVNVGVAGILEGIEGDNFSSICLSNVSLSVQSMHPWNCSLIEGYSNSVIPESCEQLRTDCGQTPICYDGGSSSAIHAQAARHRLSSASRLLNPLLKLAML, from the exons ATGAGGAGATCTGCATCT CTACTCCGAGTCCTTTTGGTTTTCATAACCATGGTTGGGACTCAATGGTCCAATGTATCCAGTACATACTGCAAGGACATGGCATCAAGCGTATATCGACCCCACAGTGTCACAATAACTGAATTTGGTGCTGTTGGGGATGGTGTGACTCTCAATACCAAAGCATTCCAGAACGCAATCTTCTACCTCAATTCATTTGCAGACAAGGGTGGCGCACAGCTCTTCGTGCCTGCGGGAAGGTGGCTGACAGGGAGTTTTAGTCTTATCAGCCATCTCACTTTGTCACTGGATAAGGATGCAGAAATAATTGGATCTCCG GATTCATCCGATTGGCCAGTCATTGATCCTCTTCCATCCTATGGGCGAGGTAGAGAGCTCCCTGGAAAAAGACATCAGAGTCTAATTTTTGGAACTAATCTAACAGATGTAATAATTACTG GCGCTAATGGTACCATTGATGGCCAGGGAGCCATTTGGTGGGATTGGTTCCACAGCAACACACTGAATTATACTAGGCCACATCTTGTTGAGTTGATGTACTCCACCGATGTTGTTATATCCAATTTAACCTTCAAGAACTCACCGTTTTGGAATATCCATCCTGTATACTGCAG CCAAGTGCTTGTCCAGCATGTCACAATCCTAGCGCCCCTGAATTCACCGAACACTGATGGCATTGATCCAG ATTCGTCCACAAATGTCTGCATTGATCATTGTTATGTCAGAAATGGAGATGATGTTATTGTCATAAAAAGTGGGTGGGATGAGTATGGCATTTCCTTTGCTCGTCCTAGCACAAACATCAGTATCAGCAACATCACAGGAGAGACAAGGGGTGGTGCAGGGATTGCCTTTGGAAGTGAGATGTCAGGTGGCATATCCGAAGTCCGGGCTGAGGGTCTCCGCATCGTCAACTCAATGCACGGGATCAGAATCAAGACCGCTCCAGGGCGTGGAGGGTATGTGAAGAACGTGTACATATCTGATGTGAGCATGGACAATGTTTCGATGGCCATCAGGATCACCGGAAACTTTGGTGAACATCCTGATGACAAATATGATAGAAATGCTCTCCCAATGATAAGCAATATTACAATCGAAAATGTGGTCGGCGTCAATGTTGGTGTCGCTGGCATCTTGGAAGGAATTGAGGGGGACAACTTCAGCAGCATTTGCCTGTCCAATGTTTCCCTCAGTGTACAGTCTATGCATCCCTGGAATTGTTCGCTTATCGAAGGTTATTCAAACTCTGTGATCCCAGAGTCATGTGAGCAACTCAGAACAGATTGTGGACAGACACCAATTTGCTATGATGGTGGAAGTTCTTCAGCAATACATGCACAGGCAGCCAGACATAGATTGTCGAGTGCCAGCAGATTGCTAAATCCTTTACTGAAGTTGGCGATGCTGTAG
- the LOC4334689 gene encoding probable polygalacturonase isoform X2, with protein sequence MVGTQWSNVSSTYCKDMASSVYRPHSVTITEFGAVGDGVTLNTKAFQNAIFYLNSFADKGGAQLFVPAGRWLTGSFSLISHLTLSLDKDAEIIGSPDSSDWPVIDPLPSYGRGRELPGKRHQSLIFGTNLTDVIITGANGTIDGQGAIWWDWFHSNTLNYTRPHLVELMYSTDVVISNLTFKNSPFWNIHPVYCSQVLVQHVTILAPLNSPNTDGIDPDSSTNVCIDHCYVRNGDDVIVIKSGWDEYGISFARPSTNISISNITGETRGGAGIAFGSEMSGGISEVRAEGLRIVNSMHGIRIKTAPGRGGYVKNVYISDVSMDNVSMAIRITGNFGEHPDDKYDRNALPMISNITIENVVGVNVGVAGILEGIEGDNFSSICLSNVSLSVQSMHPWNCSLIEGYSNSVIPESCEQLRTDCGQTPICYDGGSSSAIHAQAARHRLSSASRLLNPLLKLAML encoded by the exons ATGGTTGGGACTCAATGGTCCAATGTATCCAGTACATACTGCAAGGACATGGCATCAAGCGTATATCGACCCCACAGTGTCACAATAACTGAATTTGGTGCTGTTGGGGATGGTGTGACTCTCAATACCAAAGCATTCCAGAACGCAATCTTCTACCTCAATTCATTTGCAGACAAGGGTGGCGCACAGCTCTTCGTGCCTGCGGGAAGGTGGCTGACAGGGAGTTTTAGTCTTATCAGCCATCTCACTTTGTCACTGGATAAGGATGCAGAAATAATTGGATCTCCG GATTCATCCGATTGGCCAGTCATTGATCCTCTTCCATCCTATGGGCGAGGTAGAGAGCTCCCTGGAAAAAGACATCAGAGTCTAATTTTTGGAACTAATCTAACAGATGTAATAATTACTG GCGCTAATGGTACCATTGATGGCCAGGGAGCCATTTGGTGGGATTGGTTCCACAGCAACACACTGAATTATACTAGGCCACATCTTGTTGAGTTGATGTACTCCACCGATGTTGTTATATCCAATTTAACCTTCAAGAACTCACCGTTTTGGAATATCCATCCTGTATACTGCAG CCAAGTGCTTGTCCAGCATGTCACAATCCTAGCGCCCCTGAATTCACCGAACACTGATGGCATTGATCCAG ATTCGTCCACAAATGTCTGCATTGATCATTGTTATGTCAGAAATGGAGATGATGTTATTGTCATAAAAAGTGGGTGGGATGAGTATGGCATTTCCTTTGCTCGTCCTAGCACAAACATCAGTATCAGCAACATCACAGGAGAGACAAGGGGTGGTGCAGGGATTGCCTTTGGAAGTGAGATGTCAGGTGGCATATCCGAAGTCCGGGCTGAGGGTCTCCGCATCGTCAACTCAATGCACGGGATCAGAATCAAGACCGCTCCAGGGCGTGGAGGGTATGTGAAGAACGTGTACATATCTGATGTGAGCATGGACAATGTTTCGATGGCCATCAGGATCACCGGAAACTTTGGTGAACATCCTGATGACAAATATGATAGAAATGCTCTCCCAATGATAAGCAATATTACAATCGAAAATGTGGTCGGCGTCAATGTTGGTGTCGCTGGCATCTTGGAAGGAATTGAGGGGGACAACTTCAGCAGCATTTGCCTGTCCAATGTTTCCCTCAGTGTACAGTCTATGCATCCCTGGAATTGTTCGCTTATCGAAGGTTATTCAAACTCTGTGATCCCAGAGTCATGTGAGCAACTCAGAACAGATTGTGGACAGACACCAATTTGCTATGATGGTGGAAGTTCTTCAGCAATACATGCACAGGCAGCCAGACATAGATTGTCGAGTGCCAGCAGATTGCTAAATCCTTTACTGAAGTTGGCGATGCTGTAG
- the LOC4334690 gene encoding guanosine deaminase, translating to MEEAQVVESKDGTISVASAFAGHQEAVQDRDHKFLSKAVEEAYQGVDCGHGGPFGAVVVRNDEIVVSCHNMVLDYTDPTAHAEVTAIREACKKLGKIELSDCEMYASCEPCPMCFGAVHLSRIKRLVYGAKAEAAIAIGFDDFIADALRGTAYYQKANLEIRRADGNGALIAEQVFENTKEKFRMY from the exons aTGGAGGAGGCTCAGG TTGTGGAATCCAAGGACGGAACGATCTCAGTTGCTTCAGCATTTGCTGGTCATCAGGAAG CCGTACAAGACAGGGATCACAAATTTTTGTCTAAAGCAGTTGAAGAAGCTTACCAAGGAGTAGATTGTGGCCATGGAGGTCCATTTGGTGCAGTTGTTGTCCGTAATGATGAGATAGTAGTTAGTTGCCATAACATGGTTTTGGATTACACTGATCCAACTGCGCATGCTGAAGTAACTGCAATAAGAGAG GCTTGCAAAAAGCTTGGAAAAATTGAGTTGTCAGACTGTGAAATGTATGCATCATGTGAACCTTGCCCAATGTGTTTCGGCGCTGTGCATCTATCACGGATTAAG AGGCTGGTGTATGGAGCCAAGGCAGAAGCTGCTATTGCCATTGGATTCGATGACTTCATTGCTGATGCTTTGAGGGGAACTGCTTACTACCAGAAGGCCAACTTGGAGATAAGGCGGGCAGATGGCAATGGAGCCCTGATTGCTGAACAAGTCTTCGAGAACACTAAGGAGAAGTTTCGGATGTACTAA